One region of Gemmatimonadota bacterium genomic DNA includes:
- a CDS encoding DUF2911 domain-containing protein: MTQLCRIGTYAAAVALAVTFVAPRPGAAQIKASEIGSVTQTIDGTVLTVEYSRPQARGRSPLFGGLVDWGYLWTPGANWATTVEASGPIEFAGKLLPAGKYSMWMQAQPEEWLVHLHPNPRLFHTGEYPETDEFQISVPIAPTEADHYAEVLTFSFPAVSPDGGVLRMHWGSTAIDVPVGVEPSLLAFTMSEEEMAPFLGAYEGHTNSAAGPRDMKLSIAAHEGQLLATIPQWSNAQFTLIPTARPDRFKVAWLRDGKLFQVEDEPMIFAMEEGTATSAVIIGIRNQPWFELERIE; this comes from the coding sequence ATGACCCAGCTCTGTCGCATTGGAACGTACGCCGCGGCCGTCGCACTGGCGGTCACTTTTGTGGCGCCCCGGCCGGGAGCCGCCCAGATAAAGGCCAGCGAGATCGGTTCGGTGACCCAGACCATCGACGGCACCGTGCTGACCGTGGAGTACTCACGACCGCAGGCGCGCGGCCGCTCGCCCCTGTTCGGCGGCCTCGTCGATTGGGGATACTTGTGGACGCCGGGGGCGAACTGGGCGACCACCGTCGAGGCGTCGGGCCCGATCGAGTTCGCCGGCAAGCTGCTTCCGGCCGGCAAGTACTCCATGTGGATGCAGGCGCAGCCGGAGGAATGGCTCGTCCACCTGCACCCGAATCCGCGCCTGTTCCACACGGGGGAGTACCCGGAGACCGACGAGTTCCAGATCAGCGTGCCGATCGCGCCGACGGAGGCGGACCACTACGCGGAGGTGCTGACGTTCTCCTTCCCGGCCGTGAGTCCCGACGGCGGCGTGCTCCGCATGCATTGGGGGAGCACGGCGATCGACGTGCCCGTCGGCGTGGAGCCCAGCTTGCTGGCGTTCACCATGTCCGAAGAGGAAATGGCCCCCTTCCTCGGTGCGTACGAGGGGCACACCAACTCCGCCGCGGGACCGCGCGACATGAAGCTGAGCATCGCCGCCCACGAGGGCCAGCTGCTGGCCACGATCCCGCAGTGGAGCAACGCGCAGTTCACGCTCATCCCGACCGCCCGTCCCGACCGCTTCAAGGTGGCCTGGCTACGCGACGGCAAGCTGTTCCAGGTCGAGGACGAGCCCATGATCTTCGCAATGGAAGAGGGCACGGCAACCAGCGCGGTGATCATCGGCATCCGCAACCAGCCCTGGTTCGAGCTGGAGAGGATCGAGTAG
- a CDS encoding DUF2911 domain-containing protein translates to MPRGSVAKWGALAAIATAGLGADLAAQVKASERSTITQVVNGTRIEVDYARPQARGRDPLFGGVVHWGEVWTPGANMATTLEVDQAVELDGHPLEAGKYSLWLIPQPDGWTLVVSSEPRLFHTVHPQADTYVAEYAVSPGEGDFAEVLTFDFPVVRPDHATLRLRWGTMSIPFRLDVPAWEPYDLDREDWSRYEGTYQMASYDGGERSVIRVWAGEEYLEGSWAGVSDEGEVDEDAWGFQLVPLGLHAFLLGHYRDGELVGTEDGHMLFVPGEGDQLALELRGFGDDGEEIVMSRGARSE, encoded by the coding sequence ATGCCCAGAGGCAGCGTGGCGAAGTGGGGTGCGCTGGCGGCCATCGCAACCGCCGGCCTCGGCGCCGACCTGGCCGCCCAGGTGAAAGCCAGCGAGCGATCGACCATCACACAAGTGGTCAACGGGACGCGCATCGAGGTGGACTACGCGCGCCCGCAGGCGCGCGGCCGCGATCCGCTGTTCGGAGGGGTGGTGCACTGGGGCGAGGTGTGGACGCCCGGCGCCAACATGGCCACTACGCTCGAGGTGGACCAAGCGGTGGAGCTGGACGGCCACCCTCTGGAGGCGGGCAAGTACTCCTTGTGGCTGATCCCCCAGCCCGACGGCTGGACCTTGGTCGTGAGCAGCGAGCCGCGGCTATTCCACACGGTTCATCCGCAGGCGGACACCTACGTGGCGGAGTACGCCGTCTCGCCGGGGGAGGGAGACTTCGCGGAGGTGCTCACGTTCGACTTCCCGGTGGTGAGGCCGGACCACGCCACCCTGCGGCTGCGTTGGGGCACGATGTCGATCCCATTCCGCCTCGACGTGCCCGCTTGGGAGCCCTATGACCTGGACCGCGAGGACTGGTCCCGGTACGAGGGCACCTACCAGATGGCGTCCTACGACGGAGGCGAGAGGTCGGTCATCCGCGTATGGGCTGGTGAGGAGTACCTGGAAGGATCCTGGGCCGGGGTCTCCGATGAAGGAGAGGTGGACGAAGACGCGTGGGGATTCCAGCTGGTCCCGCTGGGCCTACACGCGTTCCTGCTCGGCCACTATCGGGATGGAGAGCTGGTCGGCACGGAAGACGGTCACATGCTCTTCGTGCCCGGCGAGGGCGATCAGTTGGCCCTCGAGTTGCGTGGCTTCGGTGACGACGGGGAGGAGATCGTTATGTCGCGGGGTGCGCGCTCGGAGTAG